From Bacillus sp. 2205SS5-2:
TAATTCATTCTCAACCGATTCCGCAATGGCTGCTTTACCGCCTAAGAGATACACCTCTTGTACATTTAAGCGTTGCAATTCTTCCAATGTTTCACTCGGTAATTTATTTTTCGTCGTCAGTAATATTGGTGCTTCAAGCATATACGCCAACGGCCCTCCTGCTAATGCGTCAGGAAAAGTTTCTCCGCTCGCCAAGACAACCGTATTAGAATCGTCCCAGCCTGCTCGCGAAATTTCTACAGCTGTATCATAGCGGTTTTCACCACTGATTCGATTGATACTCGCATCAACACTATTCACTTCATAGGAGCTCATCACTAGGATAACTAGCAAGATACTCGCAAATTTTTTTATCAAAATACCCTCTCCCTTTCGTAAACTTCTATTCTAGTATAATGGAAGACGGTCATTATTTCTGTTCATTTTGACAAATTCTACTAATATTCTTCATTTTTGAGTATAATAGACTATATTCTAGTAAAAATCTTCATAAGGTGGGAAGAGAATTGAGAGCTGATAAGCATAAAAAAAAGAAACGTTGGATTAAAATATTCGGTTTCCTATCGATTCTTCTATTCGTAGCCGCTGGTTCGTATGTCTACTCCATTTACCATTCACTAAATAATACGATGGTGGCGATGAATGAAAATGAGGCACGAGCAAAGTCGGATAAACGTGAGGAAAATTTAAGTCTTAACAAGAAACAGCCTTTTTCCGTTCTATTGCTTGGAGTTGATGAACGACAAGGGGACAGAGGACGTTCCGATACGATGATCGTCGTGACCGTAAATCCACAGGAGAATTCCACCAAAATGGTCAGTATCCCACGAGACACCCGTACTGAAATCATCGGAAAAGACTTTGAAGACAAAATTAACCACGCTTACGCCTACGGGGGCATCGACATGTCTTTGGATACCGTGGAAGCCTTCCTCGATATTCCAATTGACTATTACGCAAAAATCAATATGGAAGGATTAGAAGATATCGTCAATGCAGTCGGTGGCGTAACCGTCCAAAACGAGTTGAACTTTACTTACAAAGGTAAGACATTCACCGAAGGTACACTAACGCTGAACGGCGAAGAAGCCCTTCTATTTTCACGAATGAGAAAAAATGATCCCAATAACGATTTCGGAAGACAAGCCAGACAACGACAGATTATCCAAGCCATCATCAAAGAAGGAGCGAGCGTCTCGTCTCTTTGGAATTTCGGCGATATCTTCAAATCAATCGGAAACAACGTGAAAACCAATCTGTCCCTCGCTGAAATGGTCGATATTCAACAGAACTACAAGAGCGCCACCCAGAACATCAACCAGAGACAACTCGAAGGCTCAGGGGCGATGATCAGCAATGGCGAAAAAGAAATCTATTATTATATTGTGGCGAAAGAAGAGCAACAAATAGTGCAGCAGGAATTGAAAAAGCATCTAAACCTTTAATAATGGCTCTTTTCGTATGGATTGTTGCTTTAAGAAGAAATTCTGAATAAAATTCGTTCATTTTTCTGAACAAGACTACCAATTGAAACGAAAAAATGACCCGTAGTGTAGCTATTTAAAAGAAGCGGAACCTATACGAAAAGCCACAAGCTTTGCTAAAACAGCCGTAATAATCCAGTCTCGCAACAAGGGCAACAGGCCGTGAATATGTACGACTTTTTAAGTTTTGTGTATCACTTTTTCCTTGTATGAACATTTCTAGTGGAGATACATGTTTTCCGCTCGATTTGGGGTAGTTTTGTTGCTCAATCTCGATTGATTGTTGCAGTAGGCGAGGTTATTTTAATAGTTGTTTACATGTAAAAAACAGGACACTCCATTGCAGCACCGTACGAAATGATCGGTAATTATCAGACGTTCTGCACCATCATTTCTTACTTCCCTATGCACCGTCTATAAACTGATAGTCAATACGCCTTCGTTCATATGATCGAAGGCGTATTGACTATCAGTCTTCCAACTTCAATAAATCCCATGAAGTAATGATCCCTAACGGTGCTTCACTCTTCTTCCCATTTTCCGTGACGATAATCGCCTCAAGCTTCTGCTTTTTTTTCTGCTTATCTTCAAAAATCGTTTCAATATCGATCACATTAACCTTATCTGAAACAAATTTGACGACGCTTTGAGGTTCATACTTTTTCAAAACGGTCACCTTCTCGTCTCTAAAGTGAACCGATTGGTCCGTTAACTGCTCCGCTACATAATTGACGATCGCTCGCTCGGTCATCAAAAAGGAAAATTTCCCGTCCTGATAAACCGGAAATTGTGAAAAGGAGTGTTGAAGCATATCTGTTAGCACATCGGTTACCAACTCGTCTGTATCATAGAGCTTTACCGGAGACGAAGCAAGTTGAGTGGCGTTCGGTGGCGACTGCAAGAATGCAGCAATTTCCTCAATTCGTGTGACGACCTCTTCGTGCGGGTCTGCGATATAATAATCTCGTTTCGTTTTCTCATGCACGAGGGCATTTCGTAAACGCGCATAGCTTTTAAGATCCTCAAAATAATGGCGAATCGACGCATATCGATGCTTTGTATCATAGAGAAGGTCAACAAATCCATGTGCATCCTTATTCGTCGACAACTTCTCGAGTTCATCATGAATTTGATTATAGGCGACTTCGAACCGCTCAACCTTCTCCGTAACGTTGTTCATCGGGTCTTTAACTTGTGGTTGTTTTTGATAAAAATGGTTCACAGAGCATCCCTTCTTTCTTATTGGATCTTTTCGTACACATTGTTGTTATCGCACTTCCGAGCCAATGGAACATTCCTTTTAGGGGGCGAAAACAGCTTTTCTATTAGAATACACGGAGACGTACTTTCCTATACTAAGCCAAGATTTTTTGGAGATTCTTGCCGGCAGGATTTCCCAATATTTTAGTGCGATGTAATAGTGCGAATTAATTCGTGACATCACTCGATTTTTCTACTTCGCGCTAGAGAAATACTTATGAAAGAAGAAGAAAATCCAAAAAAGAACCCTATCAGCAGTTGAAAAAGTTCTTTTTTCTATATCTATATTCAAAAAAGCTATATCGCTTTTTCTTCTTGATATTGGGTTGTGCTTACAAGTTCACGTTTAAGCCAGTCCATCATTTTTGCTGTATCCATATTGCCATTATTTCCTTCATCCATCGCTTTTGTTAAAAGATATTTTAGTTTATTTTGATCGTCTATCATTGAAGAACGCAAAACTAACCCTCCTAATTATTATTCTACTACTCTATATCCATTTTGGCTCAGTAAAAAACCTCTTCGATTTTTATATTATACAATTAAATTACAATTATCTACAATTGTTTTTTTATAAAGGCTCTTCTCGCATACTTTGTTGTTTTAGCATACAAAAAAGATGGAGACACTCTTTTCTTACCTCATTTCGGGTTAAAAATGATGTGAAAAGATGCCCGAAGTCATTCTTCATCACGAAATGATAGCTAATTCGAAAAGCGACAATCTTTACGAAAACAGCCTTATTAATTTACAAATAACTACTAATATTCATGACAATTTATTGATCTTCTGGCAATTTTCTACTTAATGACTTAAGTTGTGAGTTTTTTTCCCTTCTTCTTCTGCTAGATTGAGGGTTAATCAGGTAGGTAGCTTGTTGCTTATTTTGTCTGACAAGGAAGGAAGCGACTAGTCTGTAGGCAAGCTCTTGATTGATACGTTTCGTTAAAGAAGGATGCGGCTCGACTGTGACTTTCATCTCAGAAATATGAATGATCATCAACGGTTCCGCGAGATTACTAGACCAGACGCTGACTTTTGTACTTCCTTCGGTAACTGGGAGTATTAGCATAGTGGTGGGATGTGATGGTAGATTCTTTGAAGGCAGCGAACAGAGAAGTGTGCTTTGTAAAGCTAAAGCCAAGCTGGAGTGAGAATGAATCGTGATGGAACCATCTGAATTTAACCTACCGTCAACCATAATCCTGTAGCTGGACTGTTTACTGATTTTTATCGGTTTCTGGTTTGATTCAATGCAAATAAAAAACTTGGTCATTCAATCCTCCTTATCCTTAGTAATTATGTACCTACTTCACAACTATAATAGTACCATTTTACCACTCAAAACGTAACCCTTTATTTTACAATTACTTCATACCAAATATTCTATCTATTTCCAGGAATAGTATTCGACGTTTTTCAACAAATTACTATTTACCTATTTTATTTTCATAATTTCGTAGTTAAAATAGGTAGGTGGAACGAAAATGGCAGAATTGCTTAAAGGTAATGGCGCAAAGCTTAAGGAGCTAAGGTCTTTTAGACTATGCTAGCCAGCTATCGAAATCCAAGGAGGATGAGAGACTTGAAATTTTATACACCTGAAGAAATTAAAGTAAGAAAATCAAGGAATACTCGAGTGATGTACATTAGTATCTTTGTTATTACCACTTTATTTATTATCGGTGTTACTTACTTACCATACATTTTATAATGATTGAAGCCCGTTGAGCATCGGAAATTTCCGATGCTTTTATTATTTTGAGTTATTTCTACATTTTATGGAAAAGTCACCTGCGAATGCTGTAGAATAAAGAGAGGATTCTGCTCATTGGAGGATAACATACATGAAATTTAAATTTAACTTTTGGAAAAATCTGCGCCAGCCGTCTACTTCTTTTTATCAATTAGGGATGGTGGAGGCGATCAAATGGCCTTGGGCGAAGATGTTCCTACTTATTCTTTTTAGCGGACTCATTTTCACTGTGAATGCAAGCTTTGGAATAGGAACAAATATTTTAGCTCCGCATATTGTCACCAACACCTTAGGTGAACTAACCGCCCAACATGTATATTTTTTACTCGGTAGTTTACTAGCAGGAATCTTCTTCTCACTCTTCTATCTATTCTTGCCGACGATCTTTTTTTGGAGCATTTCGGAAGAGAGCTTTCACAAACTATTTATTGTCGGAATGATTTCGTTTCTCCCACTTTTAATTGAACGTGTGATGTATTTAGTTCTGGTGTTCACCTTAAATGTGGAATGGTATTATTCTCCCTTTTCACTCGGTGTAATCGCGGAAGAAATAACAAATCTAAAAGCAATTATCTATTTCGCCGGGGCAATTTCGTTATTTAAAGGATGGGCCATCTACTTGCAATTCCGTGGATTATCCCTGCTCACGGAACGAAGACCTGCCCTACTCCTATTTTATATTTGTTTCATTCACCTGTTATTTTGGGGTGCATCCACACTATTAGAATACATCGACTTTACGAGTATATTGTAAAAGGCTGTGACCATGATGAAAAAAAAGAACCTACTCTTATTATTTAGCATTTTATTGATCACCCTGAATGTCTTTTTCATTCAACGGAATCTCTCATCCATTCCGAAAATAAGTTACATTGCCGATTGGGATTATGTGGGTACTTCCACTTTGCGCGATGTGCTAAAGTCGGAGGGGGTTGTCGTCCCATTGGATGAATTCTATGTAACTATTGACGAAAATCGCTCGTTCTCTGAGATTTTCGTCGAAGAAGGCGACACAATCGAGGTCGGCACACCACTTTTCGCTTACGATTCGGATGAACTAGACGAAGAGGTGGCAGAAGTAGAGCGTCAAAAAGACGTAGTAGATGTTGAAATTAAAAGTGTTAAAACATATATTTCTAATTTAAAATCTACCTCGCGCTCACTACCAAGCTTCAACTCCACGGGGGAAGAAGATCATAGCGAAGAAAAAGCAAGTAAGCTTCAAATCGAGTACAGCCTCGATGCTGACATCGCCGCTGCGGAAGTGAAGCTCGACTTACTTGAGGCACAGTCATTGAAGTATAAAGATGAACTGATTGATTTGAAAAATGAACAATCCGGTGGAACGGTTGAAAGCAAAGTAGCTGGCATTGTAGGAGAGATCTCCTACTCATTGGACAACCCTTTTATCACCATAAAATCCGATAGCACGATGATTACCGGTACACTTTCAGAAGCCGAAACCGCTACCGTGAAGCCAGCCATGAAAACAGTTGTCACCTCTCTCGTCCTTAAGGAATCTTTCGACGGGGCGGTCAGTGAAATTGAAACCTATCCAGCTCAAGAACCGGACTCCATGACCGAAAGTCGCTACCCTTACTCCATTCTGCTGACACCGGAAGAAGAGGAAGTGAATGAATTCTCTGATAGTGACGGGGAATCTGAAGATCTTGATGCTGACGAGGATACGGAGACTGATGAAGACGTAGAAATCCCTGTTGAAGAAGCGGAAACCCTTTGGCCTGGCTATCATGTCAGCGTCGACATCATCACCGCTGAAGCAACCGACGTCAACGTCCTTCCGAAGAAAAGTGTCGAAATGAACGGACTAGACTATTTCGTCTGGGGCATCCGTCCAAATGGCTCCACGATGAAAATACACGTCACAAAAGGTCTCGAAGTCAACAACCTAATGGAAGTAAAAGACGGTATCGAAAAAGGCGACCTCTTCCTCCCAAACAAAAAAGCTATAGCCGGGGATCAATCGCCCATCATCACCCCCCTTCATCCCTCACAAGTAAAGGTGAAGGAACTGAAAGAGATGAATCGATATTTAATCATGAAGAATATTCTTTTTGGATTAGTTGAAAGATAAACTGTTTAAGAGCCTCGAGCGTTAGGGCTCTTTTTTTATGGGTTGGCGGAGGCGGGGGATGCTCTACTTTGACTGACTAATGCACATCTTCGTGATGTATGCACGACTTTGTGCCCGATATGCACATCTTTTCTCGGTTATGCACGACTTCCACAGTTTATCCCTCCTACCACCTAGCACACCCTCTCTTCCTAAAACATATGGTAAGTTGCACACATCTTTGTTCCTTAACTCTTTCTGTTTGGATTTCTGACAACTACAATCCGGCATTTTCGGTTATAATGAAAGAATATGGATTTTTAGAAGGATAACTCGAAAAGGAGGCGTTCGTTTGTCTTCTAAACTTGAAGAATTAACTGAGAAAATAATGGCTTCTGGTGAAGATATTAAAAAAGAGCTTACCCCGAAGGAATCAGCTCATTTGAAAATGGTTCAAAAAGGTTTATTATTACACCGGCAAAAGCTCGTGTACAATGTGAAGACGCTCGATAGTACGATTTCTGCGCAGGTTCAAGATGTGACACCTGTGTCGGTTAAATTAGATTTAGATTTTCCGTTATTGAGTCGGTGCTCTTGTCCAGAAACAGGCTGGTGTCGACACCGTATGGCGGTTTTTTTCACGATTTTTCAGCGCGTGAATTCGGTTTCTGAGTGGGTTAAATCCTGGAAAGGCGAGGATTCGGTCGTTCCGGAAGTGAAGAAAGCCGCCGAGTTGACGAATCTCCACCCTGCGTTGAAAACGGCGAGTTCGCTGTTGCAGCGAGACGTCTTACGGGGGCAAACGCCACAAAACTGGTATGACTATTTCCAATCACTACTAGCCGAAGTCGATAAAGAAAGCTGGCTGCAAAATTCATTTATGCTGGATATGAACGTCCAAAGCTTGCACCGAAAATTTATGAAAGACGCGCCGATGGAACGAGAGTGGAAGCCGTTGTATCAGTTATTTGTGTCGGTGTTTCTCTATGAAACATTATATGAATGGCTTGCTAAGAAAGAGGGGGCCATTTTTTCAAAACGGGGTACGTCTGTTTTTTCATTTATTTTAGATGAATTGTATGACAGCGTTTATCAAATGTCCGTTACGGCTATGCCATTTGCGTTTGATCCGTTTATGAAATTTTTAAAAGAACGTTCCTTGAAGTGGACGTCTTTGCAAGATGCTTCGATTGAAGGAATGGATTTGTACCGGACACTGTGGTTCTTTTTGTTCACCAAAAAGCAGTGGCGCGAGGAAGAGAAAAAGCGATTATCGGCCTTTACGCAGCGGTCTGAAATGGAAACGGTCGCCCTGCTCCATCAGCTCCTCTTGTTGGATG
This genomic window contains:
- a CDS encoding LCP family glycopolymer transferase, which encodes MRADKHKKKKRWIKIFGFLSILLFVAAGSYVYSIYHSLNNTMVAMNENEARAKSDKREENLSLNKKQPFSVLLLGVDERQGDRGRSDTMIVVTVNPQENSTKMVSIPRDTRTEIIGKDFEDKINHAYAYGGIDMSLDTVEAFLDIPIDYYAKINMEGLEDIVNAVGGVTVQNELNFTYKGKTFTEGTLTLNGEEALLFSRMRKNDPNNDFGRQARQRQIIQAIIKEGASVSSLWNFGDIFKSIGNNVKTNLSLAEMVDIQQNYKSATQNINQRQLEGSGAMISNGEKEIYYYIVAKEEQQIVQQELKKHLNL
- a CDS encoding efflux RND transporter periplasmic adaptor subunit; protein product: MMKKKNLLLLFSILLITLNVFFIQRNLSSIPKISYIADWDYVGTSTLRDVLKSEGVVVPLDEFYVTIDENRSFSEIFVEEGDTIEVGTPLFAYDSDELDEEVAEVERQKDVVDVEIKSVKTYISNLKSTSRSLPSFNSTGEEDHSEEKASKLQIEYSLDADIAAAEVKLDLLEAQSLKYKDELIDLKNEQSGGTVESKVAGIVGEISYSLDNPFITIKSDSTMITGTLSEAETATVKPAMKTVVTSLVLKESFDGAVSEIETYPAQEPDSMTESRYPYSILLTPEEEEVNEFSDSDGESEDLDADEDTETDEDVEIPVEEAETLWPGYHVSVDIITAEATDVNVLPKKSVEMNGLDYFVWGIRPNGSTMKIHVTKGLEVNNLMEVKDGIEKGDLFLPNKKAIAGDQSPIITPLHPSQVKVKELKEMNRYLIMKNILFGLVER
- a CDS encoding SWIM zinc finger family protein is translated as MSSKLEELTEKIMASGEDIKKELTPKESAHLKMVQKGLLLHRQKLVYNVKTLDSTISAQVQDVTPVSVKLDLDFPLLSRCSCPETGWCRHRMAVFFTIFQRVNSVSEWVKSWKGEDSVVPEVKKAAELTNLHPALKTASSLLQRDVLRGQTPQNWYDYFQSLLAEVDKESWLQNSFMLDMNVQSLHRKFMKDAPMEREWKPLYQLFVSVFLYETLYEWLAKKEGAIFSKRGTSVFSFILDELYDSVYQMSVTAMPFAFDPFMKFLKERSLKWTSLQDASIEGMDLYRTLWFFLFTKKQWREEEKKRLSAFTQRSEMETVALLHQLLLLDETDTFLTLAKEHSANVFRYSEHWLYYFFQHQAPEKAVSVISSCLPHVSAYLEQIPNDYERSDFSRWYIGLIDASYMARQEPRLYKQLLLTLLPYSYYPLSRFLFDAEDYREWVELQQWLGYEIGEMEYLGLKEIVKQQPELGLPLYHEAVESLLANRNRDSYKQAVRVMKKIRTLYKKQKKIEQWERYLDYILDETKRLRAFHEECRKGKLIHA